A portion of the Thermotoga sp. SG1 genome contains these proteins:
- a CDS encoding glutaredoxin family protein — MQHLKIKIYTTPTCPYCRKAKEYFRSLGLKFKEVDVTKNPKEAELMVKKTGQMGVPVIEIGNKIVIGFDKAKIDRLLGIS; from the coding sequence GTGCAGCACCTGAAAATCAAAATCTACACAACACCGACCTGTCCATACTGCAGAAAGGCGAAAGAATACTTCAGATCCCTGGGATTGAAATTCAAAGAGGTAGATGTGACGAAAAATCCAAAAGAGGCAGAACTAATGGTGAAAAAGACCGGACAGATGGGAGTTCCCGTGATCGAAATTGGAAACAAAATAGTCATCGGATTCGACAAAGCAAAGATCGACAGACTCCTTGGAATATCCTGA
- a CDS encoding TetR/AcrR family transcriptional regulator: protein MLTKKEAILKAAIEVFGKKGYERATTDEIAEKARVAKGLIFHYFRNKEGLYYQAYCKVVEKLQREFENFMRKNKNRDIFDFMERWLEKKLEYSINHPEETSFLVTLVGVKEDLRRRILTDLEKTQGKFFNFVREKLKELKLAEGVNEETALKFLMWFFKGFEEMYIRTYQGRPDQLKKDAQNLVEEVKVMLKIVKRGMLKE, encoded by the coding sequence GTGTTGACGAAAAAAGAAGCGATATTGAAAGCGGCGATAGAAGTGTTTGGGAAAAAAGGGTACGAAAGAGCCACAACGGATGAGATAGCAGAGAAGGCCAGGGTGGCTAAGGGATTGATCTTTCATTACTTCAGGAACAAAGAAGGACTTTACTACCAAGCCTACTGTAAGGTGGTGGAAAAACTTCAGAGAGAGTTTGAAAACTTCATGAGAAAGAACAAAAACAGAGATATCTTCGATTTCATGGAAAGGTGGTTGGAGAAAAAACTTGAGTATTCCATAAATCATCCTGAAGAAACTAGCTTTCTGGTGACGCTCGTTGGTGTAAAAGAGGACCTGAGAAGAAGGATCCTCACTGATCTTGAAAAGACACAGGGAAAATTTTTCAATTTTGTGAGAGAGAAGCTGAAGGAGCTGAAACTGGCAGAAGGTGTGAATGAGGAAACGGCACTGAAGTTTCTAATGTGGTTCTTCAAGGGGTTCGAAGAGATGTACATCAGAACCTATCAGGGAAGGCCGGATCAGTTGAAGAAGGATGCCCAAAACCTCGTTGAAGAAGTGAAGGTGATGCTGAAGATCGTAAAGAGGGGTATGTTGAAAGAGTGA
- a CDS encoding MFS transporter, translated as MRYRLMSIEFLVYGSMAVYSLLSQFLASEGLTKSQIGLLMAIMPISSLYANHLNFEIASAAGRVNWLKKVVFFAGFLLWGLFLFEDFYVKLLFMAVFAFFFSATAPLAESVIVDITHQSRMNYGRIRLFGTFGFSFTALLMSALIRIGYVMIFMVFTLLMILTFFTLKKVDEVELGDEEKSRSRKPLPVFFWLLLPVVIFGIAVNNFNFVFLPVLIEERGYDISLASLALSLMAITETPFLLWADEIVGKFGVGVLLSSGVFVVGLRNLLVTMADSPFSLLLVQLLQGWTYIVIYYSMMSLIRMFGPARIRAQKYFWVAMGIGPFVGSSIGGIFAESLGLINTYRIFGLVPMIVSLFVFLFLRRYERAS; from the coding sequence GTGAGATACAGACTCATGTCGATAGAATTTCTCGTGTACGGATCGATGGCGGTTTATTCGCTTTTGAGTCAATTTCTTGCAAGTGAGGGACTTACAAAATCCCAGATCGGTCTTTTGATGGCAATCATGCCCATCTCTTCTCTTTATGCAAACCATTTGAACTTCGAGATCGCCTCCGCTGCTGGAAGGGTGAACTGGTTGAAGAAGGTGGTTTTCTTTGCTGGATTTCTTCTGTGGGGGCTGTTTCTTTTCGAAGATTTCTATGTGAAACTTCTCTTCATGGCGGTTTTTGCCTTTTTCTTTTCAGCGACGGCACCTCTTGCAGAGTCTGTGATCGTGGACATCACACACCAGTCGAGGATGAACTACGGCAGGATCAGACTCTTTGGAACGTTTGGTTTTTCCTTCACGGCACTGTTGATGAGTGCCCTGATCAGGATTGGATACGTCATGATATTCATGGTCTTCACTTTGCTCATGATACTCACATTTTTCACCCTGAAGAAGGTAGATGAGGTTGAGCTGGGAGATGAGGAAAAGAGCAGGAGCAGAAAGCCCCTGCCGGTCTTCTTCTGGTTACTTCTTCCGGTGGTGATCTTTGGTATAGCTGTGAACAATTTCAACTTCGTTTTTCTGCCCGTTCTAATAGAAGAGAGAGGTTACGACATTTCTCTTGCGAGTCTGGCACTCTCTTTGATGGCTATCACAGAGACACCGTTTCTTCTCTGGGCCGATGAGATCGTGGGAAAATTCGGTGTGGGGGTTTTGCTTTCGTCGGGAGTGTTTGTTGTTGGCCTTAGAAATCTACTCGTGACCATGGCAGATTCTCCGTTTTCTCTTTTGCTGGTTCAGTTGCTTCAGGGCTGGACCTACATCGTGATCTATTACTCCATGATGTCGCTCATTCGTATGTTCGGCCCTGCAAGAATCAGAGCACAAAAATACTTCTGGGTCGCTATGGGAATAGGACCGTTCGTTGGATCGTCCATCGGTGGAATTTTTGCAGAGAGCCTCGGTCTCATCAACACTTACAGAATCTTTGGTCTGGTTCCGATGATCGTCTCTCTTTTCGTCTTTCTCTTTCTCAGGAGGTACGAAAGAGCTTCCTGA